One Penaeus vannamei isolate JL-2024 unplaced genomic scaffold, ASM4276789v1 unanchor8, whole genome shotgun sequence genomic region harbors:
- the LOC113817236 gene encoding uncharacterized protein translates to MLVLMPRRMLASDDGKDSSEGGGDGELLSPLTDAFSLRRGRRRQRLFKLKFHHQALPPEYLDHYEASLRQEQRAAAAASANSSPACTPTTARHPREALGPEAAPARDAPEGGLQGGVPRPGRGGRGRGRAQRNSRPITIHEAGAGATEALLRDLLTRPHLQQAALQHVALARAQSVPSIMLASQQGARSPPSPGAAAQEEQLPYMGEMLLDARPRRGRKPKKADITHLISKNYGLHGAGLGVAGAMHEQVAMQHPDYSLHHLQQQLEQQQQQQEEAARRYSPMEQESLARSRSYSLLQSALAAAEAQDQSEPLNLCVRDRPFKREPEAARAQGDLPRIKLEPPSVIEEEEASRGGEVASPDGVAWAAGGRLGVPAHWLHDYRLKTEDGLSSGQSTPSLCSQSSHLPSLSPPAFPHMSPPPPLASPRMRLSPHLMACPQSPHSPSPVPPASPLPPGHHHRHVHALLKESLQQRLEEAARERLSPQ, encoded by the exons ATGTTAGTGTTGATGCCGAGGAGGATGTTAGCGTCTGATGATGGTAAGGATTCCAGTGAAGGCGGCGGGGATGGGGAGCT CCTTTCTCCTCTGACTGACGCCTTTTCCCTCCGCAGGGGCCGCCGGCGGCAGCGACTGTTCAAGCTGAAGTTCCACCACCAGGCGCTCCCGCCGGAGTACCTGGACCACTACGAGGCCAGCCTCCGCCAGGAGCAGCGCGCCGCGGCCGCCGCCTCCGCCAACTCCTCGCCCGCCTGCACGCCCACCACGGCCCGCCACCCGCGCGAGGCCCTGGGCCCCGAGGCCGCCCCTGCGAGGGACGCGCCCGAGGGGGGGCTGCAGGGGGGCGTGCCCCGGCCCGGGCGCGGTGGGCGCGGGCGCGGGCGCGCGCAGCGCAACTCGCGGCCAATCACCATCCACGAGGCGGGCGCGGGGGCCACGGAGGCGCTGCTCAGAGACCTGCTGACGCGGCCGCACCTGCAGCAGGCGGCGCTGCAGCACGTGGCCTTGGCCCGCGCCCAGTCCGTGCCCTCCATCATGCTGGCCAGCCAGCAAGGGGCGCGCAGCCCGCCCAGCCCCGGAGCGGCCGCCCAGGAAGAGCAGCTGCCGTATATGGGCGAGATGCTGCTGGACGCGCGGCCGCGGCGGGGCAGGAAGCCCAAGAAGGCCGACATCACGCACCTCATCTCCAAGAACTACGGCTTACATGGCGCCGGCCTGGGCGTCGCCGGGGCCATGCATGAGCAAGTGGCCATGCAACACCCGGACTATTCCCTGCACCACTTGCAGCAGCAGttagagcagcagcagcagcagcaggaggaggcggCCCGCCGCTACAGCCCCATGGAGCAGGAGTCCCTGGCGCGCTCCCGCAGCTACAGCCTGCTGCAGTCCGCGCTGGCCGCCGCCGAGGCGCAGGACCAGAGCGAGCCGCTCAACCTGTGCGTGCGCGACCGGCCGTTCAAGCGCGAGCCCGAGGCGGCGCGCGCCCAGGGCGACCTGCCGCGCATCAAGCTGGAGCCGCCCTCCGtcatcgaggaggaggaggcctcgCGGGGCGGCGAGGTGGCCTCCCCCGACGGCgtggcgtgggcggcgggcgggcggctggGCGTGCCCGCGCACTGGCTGCACGACTACCGCCTCAAGACGGAGGACGGCCTCAGCTCGGGCCAGTCCACGCCCTCGCTGTGCTCGCAGTCGTCGCACCTGCCGTCGCTGTCGCCGCCCGCCTTCCCGCAcatgtcgccgccgccgcccctcgccTCGCCCCGCATGCGCCTCTCGCCGCACCTGATGGCGTGCCCGCAGTCGCCGCACTCGCCGTCGCCCGTGCCGCCCGCGTCGCCGCTGCCGCCCGGACACCACCACCGCCACGTGCACGCGCTGCTCAAGGAGTCGCTGCAGCAGCGCCTGGAGGAGGCCGCCCGCGAGAGGCTCTCGCCGCAG